A part of Catenulispora sp. GP43 genomic DNA contains:
- a CDS encoding sugar ABC transporter substrate-binding protein, with product MSMRTSRRSVLRAGVGALAVAVTGGCATGGGKKTPAPTVKTGAQAQVGGSITVWSWDVAAKALKRLAPAFEQQHPGVKVNVVDIGYDNAYDKITVGLKSGAGLPDVLQVEGPKMQSYIGTFPSGFYDLSTLAGPLKSQFNAAAWATGTDTAGKVYALPWDIGPCGVFYRIDIFQQAGVDPASIQTWDDYVAAGVQIKAKTGKKLLVMDPTGDSTFPMMLQQEGQGYFVDGKIAVDTPAALKAMGVLKELSDKGLVDFEKGWDALVAATKDGKVATTPTAVWWSGTLTDEMPELKGKFGAIPLPAFTAGGVRTSNNGGSLLNISAQSKNSATAWAFIQFCLANADNQVSMLKNEGIFPAFEPALSDPYITGPQDYYGGQTTFKTFADLAEDIAPVEYTGDYSKAGDLVTDATNSVLQGGKDPKSALDSAAQQIASATGRQIAQ from the coding sequence ATGTCAATGCGGACAAGTCGGCGTTCGGTGCTGCGGGCGGGCGTCGGGGCCCTCGCGGTCGCGGTGACCGGCGGATGCGCGACCGGCGGCGGGAAGAAGACGCCCGCGCCGACGGTCAAGACCGGGGCGCAAGCCCAGGTCGGCGGAAGCATCACGGTCTGGTCCTGGGACGTGGCGGCCAAGGCCCTCAAGCGCCTGGCCCCGGCCTTCGAGCAGCAGCACCCGGGTGTGAAGGTGAACGTGGTCGACATCGGCTACGACAACGCCTACGACAAGATCACCGTCGGTCTGAAGTCGGGCGCCGGACTCCCGGACGTCCTCCAGGTCGAAGGACCGAAGATGCAGAGCTACATCGGCACCTTCCCCAGCGGCTTCTACGACCTGAGCACCCTGGCCGGCCCGCTGAAGTCCCAGTTCAACGCCGCCGCCTGGGCCACCGGCACCGACACCGCCGGCAAGGTCTACGCGCTCCCGTGGGACATCGGGCCCTGCGGCGTGTTCTACCGGATCGACATCTTCCAGCAGGCCGGCGTCGATCCGGCGTCGATCCAGACCTGGGACGACTACGTCGCGGCCGGTGTGCAGATCAAGGCCAAGACCGGCAAGAAGCTGCTGGTGATGGACCCCACCGGGGACAGCACGTTCCCGATGATGCTCCAGCAGGAGGGCCAGGGCTACTTCGTCGACGGCAAGATCGCGGTGGACACCCCGGCGGCCCTCAAGGCGATGGGCGTCCTGAAGGAGCTCAGCGACAAGGGCCTGGTCGACTTCGAGAAGGGCTGGGACGCGCTGGTCGCGGCCACCAAGGACGGCAAGGTCGCCACCACCCCGACCGCGGTCTGGTGGTCCGGCACCCTCACCGACGAGATGCCCGAGCTGAAGGGCAAGTTCGGCGCGATACCGCTGCCGGCCTTCACCGCCGGCGGCGTCCGCACCTCCAACAACGGCGGCTCCCTGCTGAACATCTCGGCGCAGAGCAAGAACTCGGCGACGGCCTGGGCCTTCATCCAGTTCTGTCTGGCGAACGCCGACAACCAGGTCTCGATGCTGAAGAACGAAGGCATCTTCCCCGCCTTCGAGCCGGCCCTCTCAGACCCCTACATCACCGGCCCCCAGGACTACTACGGCGGCCAGACCACCTTCAAGACCTTCGCCGACCTGGCCGAGGACATCGCCCCGGTGGAGTACACCGGGGACTACTCCAAGGCCGGCGACCTGGTCACCGACGCCACGAACTCGGTGCTGCAGGGCGGCAAGGACCCGAAGTCGGCACTGGACTCGGCCGCGCAGCAGATCGCCTCCGCGACCGGCCGGCAGATCGCGCAGTAG
- a CDS encoding carbohydrate ABC transporter permease codes for MATATAAPQRRRSPTEPATKWGVPHFRIVHWAFAGPAAALFVFFFAYPLGASLYQSFTSDDGGVQTWAGLAQYRRMLHDPVFWKSLWNTGLLLVFQVPLMIGLALVLACVLNQSWLRFKGTWRIAFFLPSVTMLVAYAVVFRVLLKTDGGMVNQALGWFGVSPVDWLNNPVWARVALIGTITWRWTGYNAVILLAGLQAIPKEQYEAAAIDGAGAVTTFRKVVIPQLRPVILFCSITSTIGTLQLFDENFVLTKGGPDNATMTPVLYLYKVGFDQMDFSYASAIAWAVVLIIGVLSVIQFRFFGQSDRAASTARSERRRG; via the coding sequence ATGGCCACCGCCACAGCCGCACCACAGCGCCGCCGCTCGCCGACCGAGCCCGCAACTAAGTGGGGAGTTCCCCACTTCCGGATCGTGCACTGGGCCTTCGCCGGCCCGGCAGCGGCCTTGTTCGTCTTCTTCTTCGCCTATCCCCTGGGCGCCAGCCTCTATCAGAGCTTCACCAGCGACGACGGCGGCGTTCAGACGTGGGCCGGCCTGGCCCAGTACCGCCGCATGCTGCACGACCCGGTCTTCTGGAAGTCGCTGTGGAACACCGGCCTGCTCCTGGTCTTCCAGGTCCCGCTGATGATCGGGCTGGCGCTGGTCCTGGCCTGCGTGCTGAACCAGTCCTGGCTGCGCTTCAAGGGGACCTGGCGCATCGCCTTCTTCCTGCCGTCGGTGACGATGCTGGTCGCCTACGCCGTCGTCTTCCGCGTCCTGCTCAAGACCGACGGCGGCATGGTCAACCAGGCCCTGGGCTGGTTCGGGGTGAGCCCGGTGGACTGGCTGAACAACCCTGTGTGGGCACGGGTGGCCCTGATCGGCACCATCACCTGGCGCTGGACCGGCTACAACGCGGTGATTCTGCTGGCCGGGCTGCAAGCCATCCCCAAGGAGCAGTACGAGGCCGCCGCGATCGACGGCGCCGGCGCGGTGACCACGTTCCGCAAGGTCGTCATACCGCAGCTGCGGCCGGTGATCCTGTTCTGCTCCATCACCTCGACCATCGGCACGCTCCAGTTGTTCGACGAGAACTTCGTCCTCACCAAGGGCGGGCCGGACAACGCCACCATGACCCCGGTCCTCTACCTCTACAAGGTCGGCTTCGACCAGATGGACTTCAGCTACGCCTCCGCCATCGCCTGGGCCGTGGTGCTGATCATCGGCGTGCTGTCCGTCATCCAGTTCAGGTTCTTCGGCCAGTCGGACAGAGCCGCGAGCACGGCCAGATCGGAAAGGAGGCGGGGATGA
- a CDS encoding carbohydrate ABC transporter permease → MTLDPRLLRRWVILLLLTVGALISILPFYWMVVAATHSNDELFHSPPPFVPGGHFISNIKALEHSIGFSRVMLNSVGIAVVYTLASGLISAMAGYGLAKYRFRGRGLLLGLVLTTMMVPFQVLLVPLFQMMSNLGWVNSYQAVIVPFLANSFGIFLMRQAFLDFPDELIESARIDGSGDIRTFYRIVLPVVKPQLGALAIFTFMSQWNAFLWPLLMLDSQDKYTAPVALYTLVGGTHVDYSGLILGSFLATLPLMLIFLIFQKQFVSGLLGGAVKE, encoded by the coding sequence ATGACGCTCGATCCGAGGCTCCTGCGCCGCTGGGTCATCCTGCTGCTGCTGACGGTCGGCGCGCTGATCAGCATCCTGCCGTTCTACTGGATGGTGGTCGCCGCCACCCACAGCAACGACGAGCTCTTCCACTCCCCGCCGCCGTTCGTCCCCGGCGGGCACTTCATCAGCAACATCAAGGCCCTGGAACACTCGATCGGGTTCAGCCGGGTGATGCTGAACAGCGTCGGCATCGCCGTCGTCTACACCCTGGCCAGCGGCCTGATCTCGGCGATGGCCGGCTACGGCCTGGCCAAGTACCGGTTCCGGGGCCGCGGGCTGCTTCTCGGGCTGGTGCTGACCACCATGATGGTGCCGTTCCAGGTGCTGCTGGTCCCGCTGTTCCAGATGATGTCGAACCTGGGCTGGGTCAACAGCTACCAGGCGGTGATCGTGCCGTTCCTGGCCAACTCGTTCGGCATCTTCCTGATGCGCCAGGCCTTCCTGGACTTCCCCGACGAGCTGATCGAGTCGGCGCGCATCGACGGCTCCGGCGACATCCGGACCTTCTACCGGATCGTGCTCCCTGTGGTGAAGCCACAACTCGGGGCGCTGGCGATCTTCACCTTCATGAGCCAGTGGAACGCCTTCCTGTGGCCGCTGCTGATGCTGGACTCACAGGACAAATACACGGCACCGGTCGCGCTCTACACGTTGGTCGGCGGGACGCATGTGGACTATTCGGGCCTCATCCTCGGCAGTTTCCTGGCAACCCTGCCTCTGATGCTCATTTTCCTTATCTTCCAGAAGCAGTTCGTATCCGGCTTGTTGGGAGGAGCGGTCAAGGAATGA
- a CDS encoding beta-galactosidase: MITRVEGLLYGADYNPEQWPESVWTQDVNLMRDAGVTMVTLGVFSWARLQPAENEWDFAWLDRLMDLFDSRGIAVDLATASASPPAWFVRRYPETLPVTADGVRLEFGSRQHYCPSSPVYREAATKLARAIAERYGEHPALALWHIHNEYGDHVTECFCDVSAADFRRWLRERYGDDIAQLNFAWGAEFWSQRYSDFAQIEPPRKAPGPINPGQLLDWRRFSSDALLACFLAERSVLKEVTPEIPVTTNFMSMMKDLDYWKWAAHEEVVSDDAYPDPADSTAHVQAAMNYDLMRSLGGGKPWLLMEQAPSAVSWRDVNVPKTPEQRRLWSLQTVARGADGVMHFQWRASRAGAEKFHSALLPHGGTQSRGWRETVRFGEELAKLGEVAGSRIESTVAIVLDWNSWWALEAEDHPSARVRLKEQILSWYSVLHRWNHVVDFVPPDADLSPYKVVLAPNLYSVSTENASRLSDYVYGGGYLVVGYFSGIVDELDHIHQGVDGSGGGYPGPLREVLGVTVDEWWPIPAGRSVEVAFVADEESTQAKKKHRHSYSAGYHRTPVALGWSEWLSTTTARAVAHYTDGALKGRPAVACNDFGDGRAWYVSCDLGGDIEKVLAEAVRPAVVWPSLASSLAFSGVEVVCRSSESHHYYFLLNHGDKQVDLGSAVPYSAVNLLTGSRPTHLAAQGVAVLKVGR, translated from the coding sequence ATGATCACACGCGTAGAAGGTCTTTTGTATGGAGCGGACTACAACCCGGAGCAGTGGCCGGAGTCCGTCTGGACGCAGGACGTCAACCTGATGCGGGACGCCGGCGTCACGATGGTGACGCTCGGGGTGTTCTCCTGGGCCCGCCTGCAGCCCGCGGAGAACGAGTGGGACTTCGCCTGGCTGGACCGGCTGATGGACCTGTTCGACAGCCGCGGCATCGCGGTGGACCTGGCCACGGCCAGCGCCTCGCCGCCGGCCTGGTTCGTCCGCCGGTACCCGGAGACGCTGCCGGTCACGGCCGACGGCGTGCGCCTGGAGTTCGGCTCGCGGCAGCACTACTGCCCGTCGTCCCCGGTCTACCGCGAGGCGGCGACCAAGCTGGCCCGCGCGATCGCCGAGCGGTACGGCGAGCACCCGGCGCTGGCGCTGTGGCACATCCACAACGAGTACGGCGACCACGTCACCGAGTGCTTCTGCGACGTCTCGGCCGCGGACTTCCGCCGCTGGCTGCGCGAGCGCTACGGCGACGACATCGCGCAGCTGAACTTCGCCTGGGGCGCGGAGTTCTGGTCCCAGCGGTACTCGGACTTCGCGCAGATCGAGCCGCCGCGCAAGGCCCCCGGCCCGATCAATCCGGGACAACTGCTGGACTGGCGCCGGTTCAGCTCCGACGCCCTGCTGGCCTGCTTCCTCGCCGAGCGCTCGGTCCTGAAGGAGGTGACCCCGGAGATCCCGGTGACGACCAACTTCATGTCGATGATGAAGGACCTCGACTACTGGAAGTGGGCCGCGCACGAGGAAGTGGTCTCCGACGACGCCTACCCGGACCCGGCGGACTCCACCGCCCACGTCCAGGCCGCGATGAACTACGACCTGATGCGCTCGCTCGGCGGCGGCAAGCCCTGGCTGCTGATGGAGCAGGCGCCCTCGGCGGTGAGCTGGCGCGACGTGAACGTGCCCAAGACCCCGGAGCAGCGGCGGCTGTGGTCGTTGCAGACCGTCGCACGCGGCGCGGACGGCGTCATGCACTTCCAGTGGCGGGCCTCGCGCGCCGGCGCGGAGAAGTTCCACAGCGCCCTGCTCCCGCACGGCGGCACCCAGTCGCGGGGGTGGCGGGAGACGGTGCGGTTCGGCGAGGAACTGGCCAAGCTCGGGGAGGTCGCCGGGAGCCGGATCGAGAGCACGGTCGCGATCGTCCTGGACTGGAACTCGTGGTGGGCGCTGGAGGCGGAGGACCACCCCTCGGCGCGGGTGCGGCTCAAGGAGCAGATCCTGAGCTGGTACTCGGTGCTGCACCGGTGGAACCACGTGGTCGACTTCGTGCCGCCGGACGCGGATCTGAGCCCTTATAAGGTGGTGCTGGCACCGAACCTGTATTCGGTGAGCACCGAGAACGCTTCCCGGCTGTCCGACTACGTGTACGGCGGAGGGTACCTCGTCGTCGGCTACTTCAGCGGGATCGTCGACGAGCTCGACCACATCCATCAGGGTGTCGACGGATCCGGCGGCGGCTACCCCGGGCCGCTGAGGGAGGTGCTCGGGGTCACCGTGGACGAGTGGTGGCCGATCCCGGCCGGCCGCTCGGTGGAGGTCGCGTTCGTCGCCGACGAGGAGTCCACACAGGCGAAGAAGAAGCACCGCCACAGCTACAGCGCCGGTTATCACCGCACGCCCGTGGCATTGGGCTGGAGCGAGTGGCTCAGCACGACCACGGCCCGGGCCGTCGCGCACTACACCGACGGCGCGCTGAAGGGCCGTCCGGCGGTGGCCTGCAACGACTTCGGCGACGGCCGGGCCTGGTACGTCAGCTGCGATCTGGGCGGGGACATCGAGAAGGTCCTCGCCGAGGCCGTGCGCCCGGCCGTGGTGTGGCCGTCCCTGGCCTCGTCGCTGGCGTTCAGCGGGGTCGAGGTCGTCTGCCGCAGCTCGGAGTCGCACCACTACTACTTCCTTCTCAACCACGGCGACAAGCAGGTCGACCTGGGCTCGGCCGTGCCGTACAGCGCGGTGAACCTGCTGACCGGCAGTCGTCCCACCCATCTGGCCGCGCAGGGTGTCGCGGTCCTGAAGGTAGGAAGGTGA
- a CDS encoding trehalase family glycosidase, whose amino-acid sequence MSRTLRALAGLALGVGLVLPVTAASAAPPKPDSPASFANVLDLQGVPNVALPGDPATDVNPIGVFADRGAWHAYALPKAGDTSSYGAFTGPLYITQEYPWWLSKGISHLMLSENGRAIDLASATDPVFTSLPGMLQQSFDVDGLHVVMQLRYASDRTALVQAFVENTSGRARQVGAGWTGSLLRPDTEPMKSAPSLHATSTGISVGFAKVRQTWDYLTDGTEKFQVAHAEPVTTSVAGDAYTTALDAPLKLGPHGRQTLTWTESYTFTGTDYAAEQPVIARTLRSPGAVVAADEQRWRGYVASAVRGVPAARRALAVKSVETLTTNWRSAAGSLRHDGITPSISNKWFSGFWAWDTWKQAVGTAVFDPALAESQIRSMFDYQVTSTSADRPQDAGMIPDCIFYNDPAQGGGNWNERNSKPPLAAWAVWAVYERSGDVSFLKEMYPKLVAYHDWWYRNRDHNNDGLAEYGATVDPQNVTAEDKRQAAAWESGMDDAPRFDAALGAGVVDNTDAAGNVVGYSLTQDSVDLNSYLAAEDGILAQMAARLGHPADAARYQASEKQVATAVQQKMYDPATGWFYDASLTTGQPLTARGRGIEGAIPLWAGIATPAQAAAVRAKLVSPTEFDTRLPFPTVAASSPYYDPTGYWRGAVWLDQAYFALEGLKRYGYTADATALAAKLRTNAEGMMGDGPLMENYDPANGSAMNSRGFSWSASLLLELDHQS is encoded by the coding sequence ATGTCCCGAACGCTTCGGGCCCTGGCCGGGCTGGCGCTCGGCGTGGGTCTCGTGCTGCCCGTAACGGCCGCTTCGGCCGCGCCGCCCAAACCCGACTCCCCGGCGTCCTTCGCCAACGTGCTGGACCTTCAGGGGGTGCCGAACGTGGCGCTGCCCGGGGATCCGGCGACCGACGTGAACCCGATCGGCGTGTTCGCCGACCGCGGTGCGTGGCACGCCTACGCCCTGCCGAAGGCCGGCGACACGTCCTCGTACGGGGCCTTCACCGGACCGCTGTACATCACGCAGGAATACCCGTGGTGGCTGAGCAAGGGAATCAGCCATCTGATGCTCTCGGAGAACGGCCGCGCCATCGACCTGGCCTCGGCGACGGACCCGGTGTTCACGTCGCTGCCGGGGATGTTGCAGCAGAGCTTCGACGTGGACGGCCTGCACGTGGTGATGCAACTGCGCTACGCGAGCGACCGGACGGCGCTGGTGCAGGCGTTCGTGGAGAACACCAGCGGCCGCGCCCGGCAGGTCGGCGCGGGCTGGACCGGCTCGCTGCTGCGCCCGGACACCGAGCCGATGAAGAGCGCGCCCTCGCTGCACGCGACGTCCACCGGCATCTCGGTGGGCTTCGCGAAGGTGCGGCAGACCTGGGACTACCTGACCGACGGGACCGAGAAGTTCCAGGTGGCGCACGCCGAGCCGGTGACCACCTCGGTGGCCGGCGACGCGTACACGACCGCGCTGGACGCCCCGCTGAAGCTGGGCCCGCACGGCCGGCAGACGCTGACCTGGACCGAGTCCTACACCTTCACCGGCACCGACTACGCCGCCGAGCAGCCGGTGATCGCCAGGACGCTGCGCTCCCCCGGCGCCGTCGTGGCGGCCGACGAGCAGCGCTGGCGCGGCTACGTGGCTTCCGCGGTCCGCGGCGTCCCGGCCGCGCGCCGTGCGCTGGCGGTGAAGTCGGTGGAGACGCTGACCACGAACTGGCGCAGCGCCGCCGGATCGTTGCGACACGACGGGATCACGCCGTCGATCTCCAACAAGTGGTTCAGCGGGTTCTGGGCCTGGGACACCTGGAAACAGGCGGTCGGCACGGCGGTCTTCGACCCGGCCCTGGCCGAGTCGCAGATCCGCTCGATGTTCGACTACCAGGTCACCAGCACCTCGGCGGACCGGCCCCAGGACGCCGGCATGATCCCGGACTGCATCTTCTACAACGATCCGGCGCAGGGCGGCGGCAACTGGAACGAGCGCAACTCCAAGCCGCCGCTGGCCGCGTGGGCGGTGTGGGCGGTGTACGAGCGCAGCGGGGACGTCAGCTTCCTGAAGGAGATGTACCCGAAGCTGGTGGCGTACCACGACTGGTGGTACCGGAACCGCGACCACAACAACGACGGCCTCGCGGAGTACGGCGCGACGGTCGACCCGCAGAACGTCACCGCGGAGGACAAGCGCCAGGCCGCGGCGTGGGAGAGCGGCATGGACGACGCGCCGCGCTTCGACGCCGCCCTCGGCGCCGGCGTGGTGGACAACACCGACGCGGCGGGGAACGTGGTCGGCTACTCGCTGACCCAGGATTCGGTGGACCTGAACTCCTACCTGGCCGCCGAGGACGGCATCCTCGCGCAGATGGCCGCGCGCCTGGGCCACCCCGCCGACGCCGCGCGCTATCAGGCTTCGGAGAAGCAGGTCGCGACGGCCGTGCAGCAGAAGATGTACGACCCGGCAACCGGCTGGTTCTACGACGCCTCCCTCACCACCGGCCAACCGCTGACGGCGCGCGGCCGGGGCATCGAGGGCGCGATCCCGCTGTGGGCGGGCATCGCGACCCCGGCGCAGGCGGCGGCGGTGCGGGCGAAGCTGGTGTCGCCGACCGAGTTCGACACGCGGCTGCCGTTCCCGACGGTCGCGGCGAGTTCGCCGTACTACGACCCGACGGGCTACTGGCGCGGCGCGGTGTGGCTGGACCAGGCGTACTTCGCCCTGGAGGGCCTGAAGCGCTACGGCTACACCGCGGACGCGACGGCGCTGGCGGCGAAGCTGCGCACCAACGCCGAGGGCATGATGGGCGACGGCCCGCTGATGGAGAACTACGACCCGGCGAACGGCTCGGCGATGAACTCGCGCGGGTTCAGCTGGTCGGCGTCGCTGCTGCTGGAGTTGGATCACCAGAGCTAG
- the trxA gene encoding thioredoxin: MAVVELTKDTFTETIAGEGIKLVDFWADWCGPCRSFAPVYKKAADKHEDIVFGKVDTEAEQELAMAFDIRSIPTLMIVRDGVTLYQHPGALPEAALEDLIAQARALDMDEVRKALAERAAEAEAANTESTDAESATV; encoded by the coding sequence GTGGCCGTCGTGGAACTGACCAAGGACACCTTCACCGAGACGATCGCCGGCGAGGGCATCAAGCTCGTGGACTTCTGGGCCGACTGGTGCGGACCGTGTCGGTCGTTCGCGCCGGTGTACAAGAAGGCCGCCGACAAGCATGAGGACATCGTGTTCGGCAAGGTCGACACCGAGGCCGAGCAGGAGTTGGCGATGGCGTTCGACATCCGGTCGATCCCCACGCTGATGATCGTGCGCGACGGCGTCACCCTCTACCAGCACCCGGGCGCGCTGCCTGAGGCGGCGCTGGAGGACCTGATCGCTCAGGCCCGCGCGCTGGACATGGACGAGGTGCGCAAGGCACTGGCCGAGCGGGCCGCCGAGGCTGAGGCCGCCAACACCGAGAGCACCGACGCCGAGAGCGCCACCGTCTGA
- a CDS encoding class I SAM-dependent methyltransferase has protein sequence MTAVEGRGQWERYYDQAQSVWGWAPNRFVAEVLGPLPAGRALDLGAGEGRNALWLAGLGWRATAVDFAENALARGRAQAAEHGLDVEWVLADVLEHRPEPGAYDAVVVAYLHLDAEPLAAVLRGAANALAPGGTLVVVGHDLTNIADGVGGPQDPAILYTPDRVVGALELVGDLKITRAERVHRQTDRAPQPAIDTLVVAQAAESRASAGDS, from the coding sequence ATGACCGCCGTCGAGGGCCGCGGACAGTGGGAGCGGTACTACGACCAGGCCCAGTCCGTGTGGGGCTGGGCTCCGAACCGCTTCGTGGCCGAGGTCCTCGGCCCGCTGCCGGCCGGCCGGGCGCTGGACCTGGGCGCCGGGGAGGGCCGCAACGCGCTGTGGCTGGCCGGCCTCGGCTGGCGCGCCACGGCCGTCGACTTCGCCGAGAACGCTTTGGCGCGCGGCCGGGCGCAGGCCGCCGAGCACGGCCTGGACGTCGAGTGGGTCCTGGCCGACGTGCTGGAGCACCGGCCCGAGCCCGGCGCCTACGACGCCGTCGTGGTCGCGTACCTGCACCTCGACGCCGAGCCGCTGGCCGCCGTGCTGCGCGGCGCGGCGAACGCCCTGGCGCCCGGCGGCACGCTGGTCGTCGTCGGCCACGACCTCACCAACATCGCCGACGGCGTCGGCGGCCCGCAGGACCCCGCGATCCTCTACACCCCCGACCGCGTGGTCGGTGCGCTGGAGCTCGTCGGCGACCTGAAGATCACCCGCGCCGAGCGCGTCCACCGGCAGACCGACCGCGCCCCGCAGCCGGCGATCGACACGCTGGTAGTGGCCCAGGCGGCAGAGTCGCGGGCCTCGGCGGGCGACAGCTAG
- a CDS encoding helix-turn-helix domain-containing protein, with translation MLIAATAGTLPPALRAPLRQTFATRRLDLLAALVRVDRDAGHYIPDFLTPLPPGFESRTAEELHAVATTPTWRIAGELNVAACGELANTVGRTLPRGLIETDEQQTAERLATELEQVWLHVLAPRWPRIRARLEADVADRLQTVGRQGFAAAIESLDPRIDWHDGAVRLHGRFEVEVREAAVTFLPSVFITGAATVIDPVPQRAVPGYDPEQPGPWPYPQRRPPMFVYPVAPRKPGTPAQAAREAELIGRTRARILAAVADPATTGEVAGRLRPSPSTVSYHVQILHRAGLVRRTRDVRRVLYQSTRGAG, from the coding sequence ATGCTGATAGCGGCGACGGCCGGCACCCTCCCGCCGGCGCTGCGCGCGCCGCTGCGCCAGACGTTCGCCACCCGCCGCCTGGACCTGCTGGCGGCGCTGGTCCGCGTGGACCGCGACGCCGGCCACTACATCCCCGACTTCCTCACGCCCCTGCCGCCCGGCTTCGAGAGCCGGACGGCCGAGGAGCTCCACGCCGTCGCCACCACGCCGACCTGGCGCATCGCCGGCGAGCTGAACGTCGCGGCCTGCGGCGAGCTGGCCAACACGGTGGGCCGCACGCTGCCCCGCGGCCTCATCGAGACCGACGAACAGCAGACGGCCGAGCGGCTGGCCACCGAGCTGGAGCAGGTCTGGCTGCACGTGCTGGCGCCGCGGTGGCCGCGCATCAGGGCCCGGTTGGAGGCCGACGTCGCCGACCGGCTCCAGACGGTCGGGAGACAGGGCTTCGCGGCGGCGATCGAATCGCTCGACCCGCGCATCGACTGGCACGACGGCGCGGTGCGGCTGCACGGCCGGTTCGAGGTCGAGGTCCGCGAGGCCGCCGTGACGTTCCTGCCCAGCGTGTTCATCACCGGCGCGGCGACGGTCATCGATCCGGTGCCGCAGCGGGCCGTCCCCGGCTACGACCCCGAGCAGCCGGGCCCGTGGCCGTATCCGCAGCGCCGCCCGCCGATGTTCGTCTACCCGGTGGCGCCCCGCAAGCCCGGCACGCCGGCTCAGGCGGCGCGCGAGGCCGAGCTCATCGGCCGGACCCGCGCCCGGATCCTGGCCGCCGTGGCGGACCCGGCGACGACCGGCGAGGTGGCGGGCCGACTCCGGCCGAGCCCGTCAACCGTGTCGTACCATGTGCAGATTCTGCACCGGGCCGGGTTGGTGCGGCGGACGCGGGACGTTCGCAGGGTCCTGTATCAGTCGACACGTGGTGCCGGATAA